A window of Ptychodera flava strain L36383 chromosome 1, AS_Pfla_20210202, whole genome shotgun sequence contains these coding sequences:
- the LOC139142764 gene encoding uncharacterized protein, whose amino-acid sequence MSRKVSANVLLTIPILIISIIILIIVVLVYRRVKKKTSIPTKRVSEDTCVPRRESCTCTIERRSVGDGRGYSKEPGRRAECNCTAKSIKNQPKENNTVLIGQNDRRIHAIQKNSQIIIPEQYVHDQNTEHIGTARSTSARVITSHVTPDDNFYIKMIAVVGPEGGTISSSETGVSLFIPEMAVPAYKKQNVEIQVSSKLSPFNLKFDDEDSGLPLTPVVHCLSPGRNEFCKRMQLKIPHRAILEENSRFRVRYSHSPLGTKMKWKTLEMPSEKQQNNVVDDFSFTVDEKYFYISTLHFTTFLCESCGKTVNLNLQSVIYGRYELRDGIKQEVYFNVYIFDAILDSEKAIEKNERAHAQRSEHYSLKPNESMNQWCIALLQPPDWKWKLDPRFDGKQVHVG is encoded by the exons ATGTCGAGGAAAGTTTCTGCGAACGTACTATTGACGATACCAATACTGATAATATCTATAATAATCCTAATTATCGTTGTTTTAGTTTACAGAAGGGTTAAAAA GAAAACATCAATACCCACTAAACGGGTCAGCGAGGACACCTGTGTACCTAGACGTGAATCGTGCACCTGCACCATTGAAAGGAGAAGCGTTGGTGATGGTCGTGGTTACAGTAAAGAGCCTGGCCGACGTGCTGAATGCAATTGTACAGCCAAATCAATCAAAAACCAACCAAAAGAAAATAACACTGTACTAATTGGACAGAATGATCGTAGGATTCACGCGATTCAGAAAAATTCTCAGATCATAATACCTGAGCAATATGTGCATGACCAAAACACGGAACATATTGGCACTGCTAGATCAACTTCAGCAAGGGTTATTACTAGTCATGTTACACCAGATGACaacttttatatcaaaatgatCGCTGTCGTTGGCCCCGAGGGGGGAACAATATCTAGCTCTGAGACAGGTGTGTCGTTGTTTATACCCGAAATGGCAGTACCCGCTTACAAGAAGCAAAACGTCGAAATCCAAGTATCTAGTAAACTCTCCCCTTTTAACCTTAAATTTGATGACGAAGATAGTGGGCTCCCTTTGACTCCAGTTGTCCACTGCCTGTCTCCGGGACGTAACGAATTCTGCAAGCGAATGCAGTTAAAAATTCCCCACAGAGCTATCCTGGAAGAAAATTCGCGATTTCGTGTAAGGTACAGCCATTCCCCGCTTGGTACAAAAATGAAATGGAAGACATTAGAAATGCCAAGTGAGAAACAACAGAACAATGTTGTTGATGATTTCTCCTTCACTGTCGACGAGAAATACTTTTACATTTCCACCCTGCATTTCACAACATTCCTTTGTGAATCATGCGGTAAAACTGTAAATCTAAACCTGCAGTCAGTGATTTATGGCCGATATGAGTTACGCGATGGAATCAAGCAGGAAGTTTACTTCAATGTCTATATTTTTGATGCCATCCTTGACAGCGAAAAGGCCATTGAAAAGAACGAGAGGGCGCATGCTCAGCGTTCCGAACATTATTCTTTGAAGCCCAATGAATCCATGAATCAATGGTGTATCGCTTTGCTTCAACCTCCCGACTGGAAATGGAAACTTGACCCGAGGTTTGACGGAAAACAGGTACATGTAGGCTGA